GCGCGCACTGTGCCCGCTGAACGGACGGTGCACCTTGATCCAGATTAGGTTTGCGCCGTGTCGAGGCCGCCACAATGGCGCTGCGGCGCGGAGGCGCCACGGCCGGCGGTGCTAAAGTTCGGCCAGATCAAGAGAACACGACATGAGCCAAGAAGCCCCCACCCACATCGCCCACATCGGGCTCGGCGCCAACCTGGCAGATCCGGAAAAGCAGGTACGCGCAGCGCTCGACGAACTGGCCGCTGCGCCGGGCATCGTGCTCGAACGGAAATCGTCGCTCTACCGCACGGCGCCGATCGGCTACGACAACCAGCCCGATTTCATCAACGCGGTGGCGCGCGTGCGCACGACACTCGAACCGCAGGCCCTGCTCGACGCCCTGCTCGAAATCGAGCGCACGCACGGCCGCGTGCGCGAATTCCTGAACGCGCCACGCACGCTGGATCTGGACGTGCTGCTGTACGAGGACCGCGTGATCAACACCGACACCCTGAACGTGCCGCACCCGCGGGCGCATCTGCGCGCCTTCGTGCTGCTGCCGCTGCTGGAGGTGTCGCCGGATGTGATCATTCCGGGCATCGGGCCGGCGAGCGCCTGGCTCGCCCACTGTCAGGATCAGCCGATTCAGCGCATCGCCGACTAAGTCGGACGTCGCTGTCGATGGTGCCCCTGTCGGACCGCCGCAGTCGCGGCCAAGGCCGCTCCCACAGGGAGAGGCGCCCGAGCCGTGGCCGGAGTCCGAGCGACGGTTCTGTGGGAGGGGTCTTCTGACCCCGACAGCGGCCTGTGCCAAAGCCAGCGGACTGCGGCGCCCGCTCCAACGGTGCAATCTCGATCATTCGTGCTGCCGCGCTTGATGGCCCCGGCGGGCCGCCGGATCAGCGACTCAGATGCAGGGGCTCAGAAGCCCTGGGCGAACACGCGCTGCGCCCAGATCAGGGCGGCCAGCGTCTTGGCGTCGGTCAGTTCACCGCGCCACACGGCCGACATCGCGGCCTCCAGCGACAGCGCGGTCACTTCGAGG
The window above is part of the Methyloversatilis discipulorum genome. Proteins encoded here:
- the folK gene encoding 2-amino-4-hydroxy-6-hydroxymethyldihydropteridine diphosphokinase, with the protein product MSQEAPTHIAHIGLGANLADPEKQVRAALDELAAAPGIVLERKSSLYRTAPIGYDNQPDFINAVARVRTTLEPQALLDALLEIERTHGRVREFLNAPRTLDLDVLLYEDRVINTDTLNVPHPRAHLRAFVLLPLLEVSPDVIIPGIGPASAWLAHCQDQPIQRIAD